From a single Pseudoalteromonas sp. Scap06 genomic region:
- a CDS encoding M23 family metallopeptidase — protein sequence MKKLRFILVLLTAVFFIGMIIPDDIVIPVEGATPNDWNHNTFWYEPWGSSVVHKGIDIFGKKGTATLSSSKGLVIYTGTTRKGGNVVAVLGPKWRIHYYAHMDSYSVTTGTVVKTGSVIGVLGDSGNAQGKQPHIHYSILSIIPIPWLATTQTQGWKRMFFLNPHEMFI from the coding sequence TTGAAAAAATTAAGATTTATACTCGTTCTACTTACCGCAGTGTTCTTTATAGGTATGATCATACCAGATGACATTGTTATTCCTGTTGAGGGTGCAACACCCAATGATTGGAACCATAATACTTTTTGGTATGAGCCATGGGGAAGCTCTGTGGTCCATAAAGGGATTGATATATTTGGTAAAAAAGGGACTGCCACACTTTCTTCTAGCAAAGGCTTAGTCATTTATACGGGCACAACACGAAAAGGCGGGAATGTAGTGGCAGTATTAGGGCCTAAATGGCGTATTCACTATTACGCGCATATGGACAGTTACTCTGTTACAACGGGTACTGTTGTTAAGACTGGCTCAGTTATTGGTGTTTTGGGAGATTCAGGTAATGCCCAGGGAAAACAACCGCATATTCATTATTCAATCTTATCAATAATTCCAATTCCTTGGTTAGCTACAACACAGACTCAGGGTTGGAAAAGAATGTTTTTTTTAAACCCTCACGAAATGTTTATATAA
- a CDS encoding 5-carboxymethyl-2-hydroxymuconate Delta-isomerase produces MPHFIMDCSESVFGEHDEEYIIEQIHFVAHATGLFDEGDIKVRINPFNTFSVGNKREDFIHVFAHIMQGRTTEQKANLSRAIVSKLVALFPEISNIAMNISDFEKATYCNRTML; encoded by the coding sequence ATGCCTCATTTTATAATGGACTGTTCTGAAAGTGTTTTTGGGGAACATGATGAGGAATACATTATTGAACAAATTCATTTTGTAGCTCACGCTACAGGTTTATTCGACGAAGGTGATATAAAAGTCAGAATAAATCCATTTAATACTTTCTCTGTGGGGAATAAGCGTGAAGACTTTATTCATGTGTTTGCCCATATAATGCAAGGAAGAACAACAGAGCAAAAAGCGAACCTCTCACGAGCAATTGTTAGTAAGCTTGTTGCTTTATTTCCTGAAATTTCTAACATTGCAATGAATATTAGTGATTTTGAAAAAGCGACATATTGCAATCGCACGATGCTTTAG
- a CDS encoding DUF4386 family protein produces the protein MKGLQKLAGIAAIFQGLIYIAAFVYFGAFWSYPVDGSPVEKMTYMAENQLLFSMIYFLMYVVFGIFLAILVIGMYKRLKYKVNPLITIGSLFGGIWVGLVIASGMISNIGLDHAIDLMDANPEKALDMWIIVSVITESIGGGNELVGGLWVLLISVAAIQEGRLPRSFNYLGYFVGIAGIATVYPDKLFTEIFGVSQIVWFIWLGICLLTEENANKSIQQTANASAD, from the coding sequence ATGAAGGGTCTACAAAAACTAGCTGGTATCGCAGCAATTTTCCAAGGGCTTATTTACATAGCAGCCTTTGTGTATTTTGGGGCTTTTTGGTCATATCCGGTTGATGGTAGTCCAGTCGAAAAAATGACTTACATGGCAGAAAATCAACTTCTATTTTCAATGATCTATTTTCTAATGTACGTGGTGTTTGGCATTTTTCTGGCCATACTCGTTATTGGTATGTATAAGAGGCTTAAATATAAAGTTAATCCCTTAATTACTATTGGATCTCTATTCGGGGGCATTTGGGTCGGTCTGGTGATCGCAAGTGGAATGATTTCGAATATCGGGCTTGATCATGCAATCGATCTGATGGATGCAAATCCAGAAAAAGCCCTTGATATGTGGATAATCGTTTCAGTGATAACAGAAAGTATAGGTGGTGGAAATGAATTAGTTGGCGGACTTTGGGTTCTATTGATTAGCGTAGCAGCAATACAAGAGGGCAGATTACCCCGGTCATTTAACTATCTCGGATATTTTGTAGGCATAGCGGGCATTGCAACGGTTTATCCTGACAAACTATTTACTGAAATATTTGGCGTATCACAAATTGTTTGGTTTATTTGGTTGGGTATATGTTTACTAACCGAGGAAAATGCTAACAAATCAATCCAGCAGACCGCTAACGCGTCGGCTGATTGA
- a CDS encoding response regulator transcription factor codes for MSNIQTIMLVEDDDKLASLLHDYLSNFGFDVVVVHSGIDAVEKILSIQPSLVVLDLMLPGLDGLSVCRKVRSQFSGRILMLTASGDDMDQVAALEIGADDFVQKPIQPRVLLARIKNLLRRDQGSTEATTSAELNQASRSDKEKAFGSLWLNESLQRCKLNDELVPLTPSEFLLLWHLVKHAEQVLSREELLQSLRNIEYDGLDRSVDNKIAQIRKKLKDDANRPQGVITVRGKGYMFVPDYW; via the coding sequence ATGTCGAATATCCAAACTATTATGCTGGTTGAAGATGATGATAAATTAGCATCTTTACTGCACGACTACCTCTCAAATTTTGGATTCGATGTTGTAGTGGTTCACTCGGGCATTGACGCTGTCGAAAAAATACTTTCTATTCAGCCCTCACTGGTCGTGCTTGATTTAATGCTACCAGGCCTTGATGGTTTATCTGTTTGTCGTAAGGTTAGAAGTCAATTTTCTGGTCGAATATTGATGCTGACTGCTAGTGGTGATGATATGGATCAGGTGGCGGCACTTGAAATCGGAGCCGATGATTTTGTTCAGAAGCCAATTCAGCCACGGGTACTGCTAGCACGAATAAAAAATTTATTACGACGAGATCAAGGCTCTACAGAAGCAACTACATCAGCTGAATTAAATCAAGCAAGTCGTTCAGATAAAGAAAAAGCTTTTGGCTCTTTGTGGTTGAATGAATCATTGCAACGCTGCAAATTAAATGATGAATTAGTACCCCTTACCCCATCTGAATTTTTACTGCTATGGCACTTAGTTAAGCATGCAGAACAAGTGTTAAGTCGTGAGGAACTGTTGCAATCGTTGAGAAATATTGAATATGACGGTTTAGATCGCTCGGTTGATAACAAAATAGCCCAAATAAGAAAAAAGCTTAAAGATGATGCTAATCGCCCACAAGGTGTAATAACGGTTAGGGGTAAAGGTTATATGTTTGTACCTGATTATTGGTAA
- a CDS encoding aldehyde-activating protein, protein MVKATCHCGNIVITADMLLESITSCNCSMCYRLGALWAYYTVDQVDIKVKSEATVHLWGSKVRSYHSCTFCGCTTHYTQKRDDGTNRVAINTRMATPELFKSVNVRFFDGADTFKYVEQ, encoded by the coding sequence ATGGTCAAAGCTACTTGTCATTGCGGTAATATCGTTATAACAGCAGACATGCTACTAGAATCCATTACCAGTTGTAATTGTTCAATGTGTTACCGGCTGGGTGCTCTTTGGGCTTATTACACAGTCGATCAAGTTGATATTAAAGTAAAATCAGAGGCTACTGTTCATTTGTGGGGTAGCAAAGTTCGCTCATATCATTCTTGCACTTTTTGTGGTTGCACGACTCACTACACACAAAAAAGAGATGACGGTACAAATAGGGTCGCAATCAACACCAGAATGGCTACTCCTGAGCTATTTAAGTCTGTTAATGTTAGGTTTTTCGATGGTGCTGATACCTTTAAATATGTTGAGCAATAG
- a CDS encoding IS110 family transposase translates to MNFYNNMHPYYCGIDLHARLLYVCIIDNTELILVHKKIKDDPEALLKLLKPYIGDIVVGVECMHCWYWVADFCKEHTIDFILGHALYMKAIHGGKAKNDKIDSYKIAKLIRGGNFPLAYVYDKYIRATRDLLRRRTKIVRHGADLKAHVANTASQYNLPAHNVNLKNVCDREKMRYYFPDPVVQRSINLNMAILDCYHNELKPLEHYIEQMAKQHNPVHLNILQTINGIGRILANTIIYEIGDINRFSSVQKFASYSRLVKCKAESAGKTYGTQGNKIGNAHLKWAFSEAAVLLLRHNHNANKYLEKLQKRMSKAKALSALAHKLGRCVYYMLKKETVFDEAKFLKS, encoded by the coding sequence ATGAACTTTTACAATAACATGCATCCATATTATTGTGGAATCGATTTACATGCCCGATTGCTTTACGTCTGTATCATTGATAATACAGAACTTATCCTTGTTCACAAGAAAATTAAAGATGACCCAGAAGCACTACTAAAGCTACTTAAACCCTACATTGGCGATATTGTTGTTGGCGTGGAGTGCATGCATTGCTGGTATTGGGTCGCTGATTTTTGCAAAGAGCACACTATCGACTTTATTCTAGGTCATGCCCTATACATGAAGGCAATTCATGGCGGTAAAGCTAAAAACGATAAAATAGATTCGTATAAAATAGCCAAACTTATCCGTGGTGGTAACTTTCCACTCGCTTATGTGTATGACAAATATATTCGTGCTACGCGCGACTTATTACGGCGAAGAACCAAAATTGTTCGTCATGGCGCTGATTTAAAAGCCCATGTAGCCAATACTGCCAGCCAGTACAATTTACCTGCCCACAATGTTAACTTAAAGAACGTTTGCGACAGAGAAAAGATGCGCTATTACTTCCCTGATCCCGTTGTGCAACGATCTATTAATTTAAATATGGCCATACTCGATTGCTATCACAATGAGCTTAAGCCTTTAGAGCATTATATTGAACAAATGGCCAAGCAACACAACCCTGTTCACCTTAATATTTTGCAAACAATTAATGGTATAGGCCGTATTCTTGCAAACACCATTATTTACGAAATTGGTGATATCAATCGCTTTTCAAGCGTACAAAAGTTCGCTTCATACAGTCGGTTGGTCAAATGCAAAGCGGAGTCTGCTGGCAAAACCTATGGCACCCAAGGTAATAAAATTGGCAATGCACATCTCAAATGGGCTTTCTCGGAAGCTGCCGTATTACTGCTGCGCCACAATCATAACGCTAACAAATACCTTGAAAAACTACAAAAGCGAATGAGCAAAGCCAAAGCACTGTCAGCGCTTGCGCATAAGCTTGGTCGCTGTGTTTATTACATGCTTAAAAAAGAGACGGTATTCGATGAAGCAAAATTCTTAAAGAGTTAG
- a CDS encoding sensor histidine kinase translates to MERAELNLQLEEVNIADLSQYLQEKLLIECKASLQWNNHICNEISVLLDKSLTERAITNLVKNADKYGESEVYVCMVKIVDSIVVSVEDNGKGIPPQQQANIFEPFYQINDGNQKAGFGLGLAIVKEIAQLHGGSVVVSDSKYGGAKFDLTLPIKH, encoded by the coding sequence ATGGAACGAGCAGAGCTTAATCTACAACTTGAAGAAGTTAATATTGCTGATCTTTCACAATATTTACAGGAAAAGTTATTGATTGAATGTAAGGCAAGTCTTCAATGGAATAATCATATTTGTAATGAAATTAGCGTTTTACTTGATAAGTCGTTAACCGAACGCGCGATTACTAACCTTGTAAAAAATGCAGACAAATATGGTGAATCTGAAGTTTATGTTTGTATGGTTAAAATTGTTGACTCAATAGTCGTTTCTGTTGAAGATAATGGCAAAGGCATTCCACCTCAGCAGCAAGCCAATATTTTTGAACCTTTTTATCAAATCAATGATGGTAATCAGAAAGCTGGTTTTGGGCTTGGATTAGCTATTGTGAAAGAAATTGCGCAGTTGCATGGGGGAAGTGTTGTTGTCAGCGACAGTAAATATGGTGGCGCCAAGTTTGATCTAACTTTGCCAATTAAACACTAG
- a CDS encoding sulfotransferase: MQPNLKQLHQSAINNLNQGNIQQAHKALVELVTQKPDFADGYFLLAMVNLQVGQIYKAIKLIEKALSFTQSIEYTAQLAKCYALTGDLQKAKNTALSVKIEHISKALDADTLGVALTQAGLHQHAADYFTCALNLAEASNSSQPQFYYNYGVCAKFLGQFDKAQHAFENAIALNPLHHQSHFALADLTKVTEHNNHITRLKNVFTQVNHPDAKLHIGHALAKEYQDLGEFSAAFNALQQGKAAKLANKAFDNQASEALFAHINQLSDKYKNQQTAGNQSSEPIFVLGMPRSGTTLIERILSSHSDVQSAGELQDFGLSVKKLSQTHTPQVLDKDTLSQAYQLDFTKLGSTYLEATRVVTGSHKHFIDKLPFNFFYIDLITKALPNAKIICLLRDPMDTCIGNYRQLFTINNPYYAYSLDLLDTAKFYSRFYKLMQHFSALHSNIKLVKYEELIAAPEQKIKELVSYCDLDWQPQCLDFHLNTAPVSTASKMQVRQPLNNKAIGRWKNFKPHTDEAQTYLLKQNISFE; encoded by the coding sequence ATGCAGCCAAACTTAAAGCAACTACACCAAAGCGCTATCAACAACTTAAACCAAGGCAATATTCAGCAAGCGCATAAAGCACTGGTTGAGCTGGTAACACAAAAACCAGACTTTGCTGATGGCTACTTTTTGCTCGCTATGGTTAATTTACAGGTTGGCCAAATTTACAAAGCGATAAAGCTAATTGAAAAAGCATTAAGCTTTACCCAGTCTATTGAATATACAGCGCAACTTGCCAAGTGTTACGCTCTTACGGGCGACTTACAAAAAGCAAAAAACACCGCCCTCAGCGTTAAGATTGAACATATTAGTAAAGCACTTGATGCCGATACATTAGGCGTCGCGCTCACCCAAGCGGGTTTACATCAGCATGCTGCTGACTACTTTACATGCGCGTTAAATTTAGCTGAGGCGAGTAACAGCAGCCAACCGCAGTTTTATTATAACTATGGAGTATGCGCTAAGTTTTTAGGCCAGTTTGATAAAGCACAGCACGCGTTTGAAAATGCCATTGCACTGAACCCGCTTCATCATCAAAGTCATTTTGCCTTAGCCGATTTAACTAAAGTCACCGAACATAATAACCACATCACGCGATTAAAAAATGTATTTACACAGGTCAATCACCCCGACGCTAAACTACATATAGGTCATGCGCTAGCAAAAGAATATCAAGACTTAGGAGAGTTTTCAGCGGCCTTTAATGCATTACAACAAGGTAAAGCAGCTAAACTCGCTAATAAGGCGTTTGATAATCAAGCGTCTGAGGCTTTATTTGCACATATAAACCAGCTCAGTGATAAATACAAAAACCAACAAACAGCTGGCAACCAAAGCAGTGAGCCAATTTTTGTGTTAGGTATGCCGCGCTCAGGCACCACATTAATTGAGCGCATTTTATCAAGCCACAGCGACGTACAATCGGCGGGCGAGCTGCAAGACTTTGGCCTAAGTGTAAAAAAACTTAGCCAAACGCACACGCCTCAAGTACTCGATAAAGACACCTTAAGCCAAGCTTACCAGCTTGATTTTACAAAACTTGGCAGCACTTACCTTGAAGCAACCCGTGTTGTAACCGGCAGTCATAAACACTTTATTGATAAACTACCGTTTAACTTTTTTTATATTGATTTAATTACCAAAGCACTGCCAAACGCGAAAATAATTTGCCTACTTCGCGACCCCATGGACACCTGTATTGGTAACTATCGCCAGCTATTTACCATTAACAACCCCTACTACGCGTACTCGTTAGACTTACTCGACACCGCTAAATTTTACAGCCGTTTTTATAAACTGATGCAGCACTTTAGCGCCCTGCACAGCAATATTAAACTAGTAAAATACGAAGAACTCATCGCCGCACCAGAGCAAAAAATAAAAGAGTTAGTGAGCTATTGCGATTTAGACTGGCAACCACAGTGCCTTGATTTTCATTTAAACACCGCACCGGTATCAACCGCTAGCAAAATGCAAGTGCGCCAACCGCTTAACAACAAGGCCATAGGCCGCTGGAAGAATTTTAAGCCACATACAGATGAAGCGCAGACTTATCTTTTAAAGCAAAATATCAGTTTTGAGTAA